Proteins encoded by one window of Arabidopsis thaliana chromosome 2, partial sequence:
- a CDS encoding RING/U-box superfamily protein: MVNGESSTSTSYSDSNNDTNDQGGDFECNICFELAQDPIVTLCGHLFCWPCLYRWLHHHSHSQECPVCKAVVQDDKLVPLYGRGKNQTDPRSKRYPGLRIPNRPTGQRPETAAPPPQPEAASNFFNYGIGLMGGIMPMMATTRFGNFSMGFGGLLPSLFNFQFHGFHDATLYGSTPGYPYGGYHNGFRGVPPRGQERPMARGGNQSDAFLKNILFFVGICVVIFLIW; encoded by the coding sequence ATGGTGAATGGAGAATCATCAACTAGTACGTCTTACTCTGATAGTAACAATGACACAAATGATCAAGGAGGAGACTTTGAATGTAACATTTGTTTCGAACTAGCTCAAGATCCGATTGTCACTCTCTGTGGCCATCTCTTTTGCTGGCCTTGCTTATACCGTTGGCTTCACCACCATTCACATTCTCAAGAATGTCCGGTTTGTAAAGCCGTGGTTCAAGACGATAAGCTTGTTCCTCTTTACGGTAGAGGCAAGAACCAGACTGACCCGAGATCAAAACGTTATCCGGGTTTACGGATTCCTAACCGACCAACAGGTCAAAGACCTGAGACTgctgctcctcctcctcagcCTGAAGCTGCGAGTAATTTTTTCAACTACGGTATTGGTTTGATGGGTGGAATTATGCCGATGATGGCGACTACGAGGTTTGGGAATTTCAGTATGGGGTTTGGTGGTTTGTTACCTTCTTTGTTTAACTTTCAGTTTCATGGATTTCATGATGCTACGCTTTATGGTTCAACACCGGGTTATCCTTACGGTGGTTATCATAACGGTTTCCGTGGAGTTCCTCCTCGTGGACAAGAGCGTCCTATGGCTCGTGGAGGAAACCAAAGTGATGCATTTCTGAAGAATATCctcttttttgttggaatCTGTGTGGTGATATTTCTCATCTGGTGA
- a CDS encoding calcium uniporter (DUF607) (Protein of unknown function (DUF607); CONTAINS InterPro DOMAIN/s: Protein of unknown function DUF607 (InterPro:IPR006769); BEST Arabidopsis thaliana protein match is: Protein of unknown function (DUF607) (TAIR:AT4G36820.1); Has 364 Blast hits to 364 proteins in 117 species: Archae - 0; Bacteria - 0; Metazoa - 147; Fungi - 45; Plants - 131; Viruses - 0; Other Eukaryotes - 41 (source: NCBI BLink).) has protein sequence MAMRKLLSKKLFNITNVASQSLMNCRISSSSLAVRTRVPNDSTDTTKIAPEPGDLAMSRRFMHNSAMIRPAEIMQMPVGESLIEKLREIDGSKDRIRLDGLSPPERETSLTVADTKKLLRAAQIEIVKSKLRETGRSWMPYKEFVSVCGEASSDPDLGSKIAKMLDDSANVIVLGDSVCIRPDQVTKSIEGLLPLPKIHNPNDPRRIEFKELEAEKAVIDVKAHTLVRKELWAGLGYLILQTAGFMRLTFWELSWDVMEPICFYVTSVYFMAGYAFFLRTSKEPSFEGFYQSRFEAKQRKLMNEYEFDLERYNELKKLFCSKPSDHVSKILGAIKS, from the exons ATGGCGATGAGGAAGCTTTTATCGAAGAAACTCTTCAATATCACGAATGTTGCTTCACAGAGTCTTATGAATTGTCGcatttcgtcttcttcgttaGCCGTACGAACCAGAGTTCCGAATGATTCAACAGATACAACCAAAATCGCACCGGAGCCTGGAGATTTGGCGATGTCGCGAAGGTTCATGCATAACAGTGCTATGATTAGGCCGGCGGAGATTATGCAGATGCCGGTGGGAGAGAGTTTGATTGAGAAACTCCGTGAGATTGATGGAAGCAAGGATCGGATTCGATTAGACGGACTTTCTCCGCCGGAGAGGGAGACGAGTTTGACGGTGGCGGATACGAAGAAGCTGCTTAGAGCGGCGCAGATCGAGATTGTGAAATCGAAGCTAAGAGAAACGGGAAGAAGCTGGATGCCGTATAAGGAGTTTGTTAGCGTTTGTGGTGAAGCTTCTTCAGATCCAGATCTCGGATCTAAAATCGCGAAGATGCTTGATGATTCAGCAAACGTCATCGTTTTGGGAGATTCCGTTTGTATTAGACCTGATCAG GTTACCAAATCCATTGAAGGACTGCTTCCTTTGCCAAAGATCCATAACCCAAATGACCCTCGGAGAATCGAGTTTAAAGAGCTTGAAGCTGAAAAGGCAGTGATCGATGTGAAAGCTCACACTTTGGTGCGGAAAGAGCTTTGGGCTGGTCTCGGTTACTTGATCCTACAGACTGCGGGGTTCATGAGGCTAACGTTTTGGGAACTCTCGTGGGACGTGATGGAGCCAATCTGTTTCTATGTCACGTCCGTGTACTTTATGGCTGGTTACGCGTTTTTCCTCAGGACATCGAAAGAGCCTTCTTTTGAAGGGTTTTACCAAAGCAGGTTCGAGGCGAAACAGAGAAAGTTGATGAATGAGTATGAGTTTGATCTGGAGAGGTATAATGAACTGAAGAAGCTGTTTTGCTCTAAGCCTTCGGATCATGTTTCCAAGATTCTTGGAGCTATCAAgagttaa